A single genomic interval of Oryza sativa Japonica Group chromosome 7, ASM3414082v1 harbors:
- the LOC4342227 gene encoding sister chromatid cohesion protein SCC2 isoform X2 — translation MRKDHGFPRDDPIPHSEHLNNDLTQDPVASKKPKVRKKEIHNSASSSDPSIPNSQEVIANFCEMVEDFCGRVEIPDDADGDEWLSIPLNDAKVLVNEITFVRSKKILHEIPMDTLTRLLHVIDRQIRCSQGLSIDVKENADAADAEPLVFSALESIHAALAIMTHHDMPKQLYREELIERILDFSRHQIIDCMAASNPTFRALYKPAEKVTNDGDEDEEVMGNGPANKRRRTANLSMRKSSTNKVSASIHSAVQKLCLILGFLTELLTTVRLSDSCILQLAKTCFTTFLVDNMQLLQLKAIGVICTVFSSYTQHRTYLVDETLVLLRKLQFSKNAIRTYHLADEEHKQIQMITALLVHLVQFSANVPDGLKGTVNWSTIVDASIDASYPIKCYEAATEACCLFWTNVLQRFTAAKSQDMSEAKGIIDNLVQDLLTILNLPEYPAAAPVLEVLCVLLLQNAGLKSKDTSARCFAIDLLGGIASRLKRDSVICSKEKLWILQELTDTESDGSKILKNKCCICLGGRGINMQCDVCGRCFHSDCVGAVSQENLQCDYACPLCFCKRQLSVLQSYYELQNKENGKRNAASHRKKSTVPDEVTAVDIVQQILLTYIQEGGPQDDGNLFTRWFYLCMWYKDDPHSQEKIIYYLARLKTKDILRDSGNGLVLSRDWAKKICLALGQKNSFSRGFDKILSLLLASLRENSPVIRAKALRAVSSIVEADPEVLGDKRVQSAVEGRFCDSAISVREAALELVGRHIASHPDVGLKYIEKVAERIKDTGVSVRKRAIKIIRDLCASNPNTDTTRAFVEIISRVNDEESSVQDLVCKTFYELWFEEPTGSHKHLVADGSSVPMEIAVKTEQIVDMLRKMPNHLPLITIVKRNLALDFLPQSAKATGINSSFMASLRKRCELICKRLLERILQVEEGAASETEVHALPYVLALQAFCIVDPTLCTPATQPFQFVETLQPYLKKQVDNKSTAQLLESIIFVIDAVLPLIWKPPQSVVIELEQDLKQMIVRHSFLTVVHACIKCLCALSKAADRGPRLLEYLVNIFYKHLSGSNSSNSDSQLLGRSLFCLGLLLRYGSQLMAASENQLDFPKIISLLKKEYLLKDDFSLKVRGLQALGYILIAKPDFMLRKDISTLIESSLSSVVDYRLKIQGLQNLFEYLRDAESQLNAESTGKPTPNATNGGSEVPVAAGAGDTNICGGIIQLYWNSILERCLDINDQVRQTALKIVEIVLRQGLVHPITCVPHLIALETDPLEGNSKLAHHLLMNMNEKYPSFFESRLGDGLQMSFRFFESTISNHDMVATNMKSNPIAFVKPGISRIYRLIRANRNSRNKFVHSIVRKFEGDNRSYPTISFLMYCAEVLASLPFTSPDEPLYLIYDINRVIQLRAGAVEANLKNWTSMYQQQEMVGMPRDTGDVMHEPGGCSDQNLVDVSQMMLGNTCSTPVVNMAKLQEDCHGAIALQLLLKLKRHLKTVYSLTDARCQAFSLKDPPKSGETISKQNIPLNISNTNTSLPSCPQDAARVYQDFKTVLREDTVDYGMYTVSAQKKRPTPRSSSRVRRPAAVTRGRGGGGGGGDEDTDDEDWTGGGARVLDFSAQGGRVTRQRVQV, via the exons ATGCGAAAGGACCATGGATTTCCTCGGGATGACCCTATCCCACATAGCGAGCATCTTAAT AATGATCTAACACAAGATCCAGTTGCTTCAAAGAAGCCAAAAGTTAGGAAGAAAGAAATCCATAATTCTGCTTCAAGTTCTGACCCTAGCATTCCTAATAGTCAAG AAGTTATCGCCAACTTCTGTGAGATGGTAGAAGATTTCTGTGGAAGAGTAGAAATTCCTGATGATGCAGATGGTGATGAGTGGCTATCAATTCCACTGAATGATGCTAAAGTTCTTGTAAATGAAATCACATTTGTTCGGTCAAAAAAGATTTTGCATGAGATTCCGATGGATACACTTACAAGGCTATTACATGTGATAGACCGTCAGATCCGGTGTTCTCAAGGTTTATCAATAGACGTGAAGGAAAAT GCTGATGCTGCAGATGCTGAACCCTTGGTTTTCTCTGCTTTGGAGTCCATTCATGCAGCATTAGCTATAATGACCCACCATGACATGCCAAAGCAGCTGTATCGAGAAGAA CTTATTGAGAGAATTCTTGATTTCTCACGACATCAGATCATTGATTGTATGGCTGCAAGTAACCCAACCTTTCGAGCTCTTTACAAACCAGCTGAAAAAGTCACAAATGATG GggatgaggatgaagaagtCATGGGAAATGGACCAGCTAACAAAAGGAGGCGTACTGCTAATTTAAGCATGAGAAAATCTTCTACAAACAA AGTTTCTGCCTCTATACATTCAGCTGTACAGAAACTGTGCTTGATATTGGGCTTTCTTACGGAACTCCTGACAACAGTGCGCTTATCAGATAGTTGTATTTTGCAATTAGCAAAAACATGCTTTACCACATTCCTGGTGGACAATATGCAACTTTTACAATTGAAAGCAATTGGTGTCATTTGCACG GTTTTTTCATCATACACACAACACAGGACATACTTGGTTGATGAAACACTTGTTCTTCTTCGTAAGCTACAGTTTTCAAAAAATGCTATTAGAACTTACCATCTAGCAGATGAAGAACATAAGCAAATCCAGATGATAACAGCATTGTTAGTTCACCTGGTTCAGTTCAGTGCAAATGTTCCTGATGGTTTAAAGGGAACGGTGAACTGGAGCACTATTGTTGATGCATCGATAGACGCTAGTTATCCAATCAAATGCTATGAAGCAGCAACGGAGGCTTGCTGCCTTTTTTGGACCAATGTGCTTCAACGTTTCACTGCTGCTAAATCTCAGGATATGTCGGAAGCCAAAGGGATTATAGATAATCTTGTGCAGGACTTGCTAACTATACTAAATTTGCCTGAGTATCCAGCTGCTGCCCCAGTACTTGAG GTTCTCTGTGTGTTGCTGCTTCAAAATGCTGGATTGAAATCAAAGGACACCTCTGCTCGCTGTTTTGCTATTGATCTTCTTGGTGGTATTGCATCAAGGTTGAAACGTGATTCGGTTATCTGTAGCAAGGAGAAGCTTTGGATATTGCAAGAACTCACTGATACTGAAAGTGATGGCTCGAAAATCTTAAAGAATAAATGCTGTATTTGTCTTGGTGGAAGAGGTataaatatgcaatgtgatgtCTGTGGAAGATGTTTCCATTCAGATTGTGTGGGTGCTGTTAGTCAGGAAAACCTACAGTGTGATTATGCCTGTCCATTATGCTTTTGCAAACGGCAGCTCAGTGTGTTACAGTCATATTATGAGTTGCAAAATAAAGAGAATGGCAAAAGAAATGCTGCCTCTCATCGGAAGAAATCCACTGTACCTGATGAGGTGACAGCTGTGGATATTGTTCAACAAATACTTTTGACTTATATCCAGGAAGGTGGTCCACAAGATGATGGAAATTTGTTTACACGATG GTTCTATCTCTGCATGTGGTACAAAGATGATCCACATTCTCAAGAGAAGATCATCTACTATCTTGCCAGACTGAAAACTAAAGACATTCTGCGGGATTCTGGCAATGGTTTGGTATTATCCAGAGATTGGGCTAAGAAAATTTGTTTGGCACTTGGCCAGAAGAACTCATTTTCTAGAGGGTTCGATAAAATCCTTTCCCTCCTTTTG GCTAGCTTGAGAGAAAATTCTCCTGTAATAAGAGCAAAGGCCTTGCGTGCA GTCAGCAGTATAGTCGAAGCTGATCCTGAGGTGTTGGGTGACAAACGTGTCCAGTCTGCTGTTGAAGGAAGGTTTTGTGACTCAGCTATTTCTGTCCGTGAAGCTGCGCTTGAGCTTGTGGGTAGACACATTGCTTCACATCCTGATGTCGGCCTGAAG TATATTGAGAAAGTGGCTGAGCGGATAAAGGACACAGGAGTAAGTGTTCGCAAACGTGCGATCAAAATCATCCGCGATCTGTGTGCTTCAAATCCAAACACGGACACTACTCGTGCCTTTGTGGAGATAATTTCTCGTGTTAATGACGAGGAGTCTAGTGTACAG GATCTTGTATGCAAAACATTTTATGAGCTATGGTTTGAAGAACCAACTGGGAGTCATAAGCACTTGGTTGCTGATGGTAGTTCAGTTCCTATGGAGATTGCAGTAAAGACCGAACAAATTGTTGACATGTTGAGAAAGATGCCCAATCACCTACCCCTCATTACCATTGTAAAGCGCAACTTGGCTCTTGATTTCCTTCCACAGTCAGCTAAGGCCACAGGCATTAACTCATCATTTATGGCATCTCTAAGAAAGCGTTGTGAGTTGATATGTAAGCGCTTGTTGGAAAGAATACTGCAG GTGGAAGAGGGAGCTGCTAGTGAGACTGAAGTCCATGCACTTCCTTATGTTCTTGCCTTGCAAGCATTTTGCATTGTTGATCCCACCCTCTGCACTCCTGCAACTCAACCTTTTCAGTTTGTTGAAACACTTCAACCATACCTTAAGAAGCAG GTTGACAATAAATCAACAGCCCAGTTGCTTGAAAGTATAATTTTTGTAATTGATGCTGTTCTTCCACTCATATGGAAGCCACCACAATCTGTGGTAATAGAGCTAGAGCAGGATCTGAAGCAGATGATTGTTCGACACTCCTTTTTGACAGTTGTGCATGCCTGTATCAA GTGCCTTTGCGCCCTTAGCAAAGCAGCAGATAGAGGGCCAAGGTTATTGGAATACCTTGTAAACATTTTTTACAAGCATCTGTCGGGTTCTAACTCTTCTAATTCTGATAGTCAG CTTTTGGGCCGATCATTGTTTTGTCTTGGACTGCTCCTTAGGTATGGTTCTCAACTCATGGCAGCATCCGAAAATCAACTTGATTTCCCAAAGATTATCAGCTTGCTGAAGAAGGAATATCTTCTCAAGGATGATTTCAGCTTGAAGGTTCGAGGTTTGCAG GCTTTGGGATACATACTTATTGCAAAGCCTGATTTTATGCTACGTAAAGATATCTCAACCCTAATAGAGTCATCATTGTCTTCTGTTGTTGATTATAGATTAAAG ATTCAAGGATTGCAGAACCTTTTTGAGTATCTACGTGATGCGGAAAGCCAGCTCAATGCAGAGAGTACTGGCAAGCCTACACCCAATGCAACAAACGGTGGAAGTGAAGTGCCTGTTGCTGCAGGTGCTGGAGATACTAACATATGCGGTGGTATTATCCAATTATATTGGAATTCTATTCTTGAAAGATGCTTGGATATAAATGATCAAGTCCGTCAAACTGCACTAAAG attgtTGAAATTGTTCTCCGCCAGGGTTTGGTTCACCCCATTACTTGTGTTCCACACCTTATAGCACTAGAAACTGACCCACTGGAGGGGAACTCAAAGTTGGCTCATCATCTGCTAATGAATATGAATGAAAA GTACCCTTCATTTTTTGAAAGCCGGTTAGGTGATGGCCTGCAGATGTCATTTCGATTTTTCGAGTCCACAATCAGCAATCATGATATGGTGGCCACAAACATGAAATCTAATCCAATTGCGTTTGTTAAACCTGGGATATCTCGAATATACCGCCTCATCCGTGCAAACCGGAATTCCAGGAACAAATTTGTACACTCAATAGTCCGTAAATTTGAGGGTGATAACCGCAGTTACCCCACAATTAGCTTTCTCAT GTACTGTGCTGAAGTTCTTGCGTCTCTCCCATTCACAAGCCCTGATGAGCCACTTTACTTGATATATGATATAAATCGGGTTATTCAATTAAGAGCTGGAGCAGTTGAGGCAAATTTGAAAAATTGGACTTCCATGTATCAGCAGCAAGAAATGGTGGGTATGCCAAGAGACACTGGTGATGTTATGCATGAGCCTGGGGGATGCTCTGACCAAAATTTGGTTGATGTCTCTCAAATGATGCTTGGCAATACATGCAGCACGCCAGTTGTTAACATGGCCAAACTTCAG GAGGATTGCCATGGCGCGATAGCCCTGCAGCTCCTTCTCAAGCTGAAGAGACATCTGAAAACTGTCTATAGTTTAACCGATGCCCGGTGTCAG GCATTTTCTTTGAAGGATCCACCAAAATCTGGCGAAACAATCTCCAAGCAGAATATCCCATTGAACATTAGTAATACCAACACCAGTTTGCCGAGCTGCCCGCAGGATGCAGCACGTGTATACCAG GATTTCAAGACAGTGCTGCGAGAAGACACCGTGGACTACGGGATGTACACCGTTTCGGCCCAGAAAAAACGTCCGACTCCAAGAAGCTCGTCGAGAGTAAGAAGACCGGCGGCTGTTACAAgaggccgtggtggtggtggtggtggtggtgatgaggaCACCGATGACGAAGATTGGACTGGTGGTGGAGCAAGAGTGCTGGACTTCAGCGCTCAGGGTGGGCGAGTAACAAGGCAGAGGGTCCAAGTCTGA
- the LOC4342228 gene encoding uncharacterized protein, protein MAAAAAVAAAGRAVRYGVLSKALPTRLHINSGRGLDISEAEGPLDRYIQVLMNERNLGKVRSIEKILSKRDMVRESSESLILERMKKIGTHNTKHAWMVAGVTISGYLFGAAFVALLTESQLPKREEEKEA, encoded by the exons atggcggcggcggcggcggtggcggcggctgggaGGGCAGTCCGGTACGGCGTGTTATCGAAAGCGCTGCCGACACGGCTGCACATCAACAGCGGCCGAGGTCTCGACATCTCCGAGGCTGAGGGCCCTCTCGATAGGTACATCCAGGTGTTGATG AATGAAAGAAACCTTGGAAAAGTAAGGAGTATAGAGAAGATTTTGTCAAAAAGAGATATGGTGAGAGAAAGCTCTGAGAG CCTGATCCTTGAGCGCATGAAGAAGATTGGCACACACAATACGAAACATGCGTGGATGGTTGCTGGCGTCACTATTTCCGGGTACTTGTTTGGGGCCGCATTCGTTGCCCTTCTTACAGAGTCCCAACTGCCAAAGCgtgaagaggagaaagaggctTGA
- the LOC4342227 gene encoding sister chromatid cohesion protein SCC2 isoform X1 yields the protein MDPGRGGRRRAGFERACRLPNTVHSEIASALPLPTLPLNLGAGLLDDDDPLADPDRPDMIMQAANIARILADTDVSHLGFTEADNVETDPSQCSWLWREVLKHNPDAFTIKPRPLPPSQDPLEGQENQNQEHEKHFAHVAPNFNSMRKDHGFPRDDPIPHSEHLNNDLTQDPVASKKPKVRKKEIHNSASSSDPSIPNSQEVIANFCEMVEDFCGRVEIPDDADGDEWLSIPLNDAKVLVNEITFVRSKKILHEIPMDTLTRLLHVIDRQIRCSQGLSIDVKENADAADAEPLVFSALESIHAALAIMTHHDMPKQLYREELIERILDFSRHQIIDCMAASNPTFRALYKPAEKVTNDGDEDEEVMGNGPANKRRRTANLSMRKSSTNKVSASIHSAVQKLCLILGFLTELLTTVRLSDSCILQLAKTCFTTFLVDNMQLLQLKAIGVICTVFSSYTQHRTYLVDETLVLLRKLQFSKNAIRTYHLADEEHKQIQMITALLVHLVQFSANVPDGLKGTVNWSTIVDASIDASYPIKCYEAATEACCLFWTNVLQRFTAAKSQDMSEAKGIIDNLVQDLLTILNLPEYPAAAPVLEVLCVLLLQNAGLKSKDTSARCFAIDLLGGIASRLKRDSVICSKEKLWILQELTDTESDGSKILKNKCCICLGGRGINMQCDVCGRCFHSDCVGAVSQENLQCDYACPLCFCKRQLSVLQSYYELQNKENGKRNAASHRKKSTVPDEVTAVDIVQQILLTYIQEGGPQDDGNLFTRWFYLCMWYKDDPHSQEKIIYYLARLKTKDILRDSGNGLVLSRDWAKKICLALGQKNSFSRGFDKILSLLLASLRENSPVIRAKALRAVSSIVEADPEVLGDKRVQSAVEGRFCDSAISVREAALELVGRHIASHPDVGLKYIEKVAERIKDTGVSVRKRAIKIIRDLCASNPNTDTTRAFVEIISRVNDEESSVQDLVCKTFYELWFEEPTGSHKHLVADGSSVPMEIAVKTEQIVDMLRKMPNHLPLITIVKRNLALDFLPQSAKATGINSSFMASLRKRCELICKRLLERILQVEEGAASETEVHALPYVLALQAFCIVDPTLCTPATQPFQFVETLQPYLKKQVDNKSTAQLLESIIFVIDAVLPLIWKPPQSVVIELEQDLKQMIVRHSFLTVVHACIKCLCALSKAADRGPRLLEYLVNIFYKHLSGSNSSNSDSQLLGRSLFCLGLLLRYGSQLMAASENQLDFPKIISLLKKEYLLKDDFSLKVRGLQALGYILIAKPDFMLRKDISTLIESSLSSVVDYRLKIQGLQNLFEYLRDAESQLNAESTGKPTPNATNGGSEVPVAAGAGDTNICGGIIQLYWNSILERCLDINDQVRQTALKIVEIVLRQGLVHPITCVPHLIALETDPLEGNSKLAHHLLMNMNEKYPSFFESRLGDGLQMSFRFFESTISNHDMVATNMKSNPIAFVKPGISRIYRLIRANRNSRNKFVHSIVRKFEGDNRSYPTISFLMYCAEVLASLPFTSPDEPLYLIYDINRVIQLRAGAVEANLKNWTSMYQQQEMVGMPRDTGDVMHEPGGCSDQNLVDVSQMMLGNTCSTPVVNMAKLQEDCHGAIALQLLLKLKRHLKTVYSLTDARCQAFSLKDPPKSGETISKQNIPLNISNTNTSLPSCPQDAARVYQDFKTVLREDTVDYGMYTVSAQKKRPTPRSSSRVRRPAAVTRGRGGGGGGGDEDTDDEDWTGGGARVLDFSAQGGRVTRQRVQV from the exons ATCCCCTTGAAGGCCAAGAAAATCAAAATCAGGAGCATGAGAAGCATTTTGCGCATGTTGCGCCAAACTTTAATAGCATGCGAAAGGACCATGGATTTCCTCGGGATGACCCTATCCCACATAGCGAGCATCTTAAT AATGATCTAACACAAGATCCAGTTGCTTCAAAGAAGCCAAAAGTTAGGAAGAAAGAAATCCATAATTCTGCTTCAAGTTCTGACCCTAGCATTCCTAATAGTCAAG AAGTTATCGCCAACTTCTGTGAGATGGTAGAAGATTTCTGTGGAAGAGTAGAAATTCCTGATGATGCAGATGGTGATGAGTGGCTATCAATTCCACTGAATGATGCTAAAGTTCTTGTAAATGAAATCACATTTGTTCGGTCAAAAAAGATTTTGCATGAGATTCCGATGGATACACTTACAAGGCTATTACATGTGATAGACCGTCAGATCCGGTGTTCTCAAGGTTTATCAATAGACGTGAAGGAAAAT GCTGATGCTGCAGATGCTGAACCCTTGGTTTTCTCTGCTTTGGAGTCCATTCATGCAGCATTAGCTATAATGACCCACCATGACATGCCAAAGCAGCTGTATCGAGAAGAA CTTATTGAGAGAATTCTTGATTTCTCACGACATCAGATCATTGATTGTATGGCTGCAAGTAACCCAACCTTTCGAGCTCTTTACAAACCAGCTGAAAAAGTCACAAATGATG GggatgaggatgaagaagtCATGGGAAATGGACCAGCTAACAAAAGGAGGCGTACTGCTAATTTAAGCATGAGAAAATCTTCTACAAACAA AGTTTCTGCCTCTATACATTCAGCTGTACAGAAACTGTGCTTGATATTGGGCTTTCTTACGGAACTCCTGACAACAGTGCGCTTATCAGATAGTTGTATTTTGCAATTAGCAAAAACATGCTTTACCACATTCCTGGTGGACAATATGCAACTTTTACAATTGAAAGCAATTGGTGTCATTTGCACG GTTTTTTCATCATACACACAACACAGGACATACTTGGTTGATGAAACACTTGTTCTTCTTCGTAAGCTACAGTTTTCAAAAAATGCTATTAGAACTTACCATCTAGCAGATGAAGAACATAAGCAAATCCAGATGATAACAGCATTGTTAGTTCACCTGGTTCAGTTCAGTGCAAATGTTCCTGATGGTTTAAAGGGAACGGTGAACTGGAGCACTATTGTTGATGCATCGATAGACGCTAGTTATCCAATCAAATGCTATGAAGCAGCAACGGAGGCTTGCTGCCTTTTTTGGACCAATGTGCTTCAACGTTTCACTGCTGCTAAATCTCAGGATATGTCGGAAGCCAAAGGGATTATAGATAATCTTGTGCAGGACTTGCTAACTATACTAAATTTGCCTGAGTATCCAGCTGCTGCCCCAGTACTTGAG GTTCTCTGTGTGTTGCTGCTTCAAAATGCTGGATTGAAATCAAAGGACACCTCTGCTCGCTGTTTTGCTATTGATCTTCTTGGTGGTATTGCATCAAGGTTGAAACGTGATTCGGTTATCTGTAGCAAGGAGAAGCTTTGGATATTGCAAGAACTCACTGATACTGAAAGTGATGGCTCGAAAATCTTAAAGAATAAATGCTGTATTTGTCTTGGTGGAAGAGGTataaatatgcaatgtgatgtCTGTGGAAGATGTTTCCATTCAGATTGTGTGGGTGCTGTTAGTCAGGAAAACCTACAGTGTGATTATGCCTGTCCATTATGCTTTTGCAAACGGCAGCTCAGTGTGTTACAGTCATATTATGAGTTGCAAAATAAAGAGAATGGCAAAAGAAATGCTGCCTCTCATCGGAAGAAATCCACTGTACCTGATGAGGTGACAGCTGTGGATATTGTTCAACAAATACTTTTGACTTATATCCAGGAAGGTGGTCCACAAGATGATGGAAATTTGTTTACACGATG GTTCTATCTCTGCATGTGGTACAAAGATGATCCACATTCTCAAGAGAAGATCATCTACTATCTTGCCAGACTGAAAACTAAAGACATTCTGCGGGATTCTGGCAATGGTTTGGTATTATCCAGAGATTGGGCTAAGAAAATTTGTTTGGCACTTGGCCAGAAGAACTCATTTTCTAGAGGGTTCGATAAAATCCTTTCCCTCCTTTTG GCTAGCTTGAGAGAAAATTCTCCTGTAATAAGAGCAAAGGCCTTGCGTGCA GTCAGCAGTATAGTCGAAGCTGATCCTGAGGTGTTGGGTGACAAACGTGTCCAGTCTGCTGTTGAAGGAAGGTTTTGTGACTCAGCTATTTCTGTCCGTGAAGCTGCGCTTGAGCTTGTGGGTAGACACATTGCTTCACATCCTGATGTCGGCCTGAAG TATATTGAGAAAGTGGCTGAGCGGATAAAGGACACAGGAGTAAGTGTTCGCAAACGTGCGATCAAAATCATCCGCGATCTGTGTGCTTCAAATCCAAACACGGACACTACTCGTGCCTTTGTGGAGATAATTTCTCGTGTTAATGACGAGGAGTCTAGTGTACAG GATCTTGTATGCAAAACATTTTATGAGCTATGGTTTGAAGAACCAACTGGGAGTCATAAGCACTTGGTTGCTGATGGTAGTTCAGTTCCTATGGAGATTGCAGTAAAGACCGAACAAATTGTTGACATGTTGAGAAAGATGCCCAATCACCTACCCCTCATTACCATTGTAAAGCGCAACTTGGCTCTTGATTTCCTTCCACAGTCAGCTAAGGCCACAGGCATTAACTCATCATTTATGGCATCTCTAAGAAAGCGTTGTGAGTTGATATGTAAGCGCTTGTTGGAAAGAATACTGCAG GTGGAAGAGGGAGCTGCTAGTGAGACTGAAGTCCATGCACTTCCTTATGTTCTTGCCTTGCAAGCATTTTGCATTGTTGATCCCACCCTCTGCACTCCTGCAACTCAACCTTTTCAGTTTGTTGAAACACTTCAACCATACCTTAAGAAGCAG GTTGACAATAAATCAACAGCCCAGTTGCTTGAAAGTATAATTTTTGTAATTGATGCTGTTCTTCCACTCATATGGAAGCCACCACAATCTGTGGTAATAGAGCTAGAGCAGGATCTGAAGCAGATGATTGTTCGACACTCCTTTTTGACAGTTGTGCATGCCTGTATCAA GTGCCTTTGCGCCCTTAGCAAAGCAGCAGATAGAGGGCCAAGGTTATTGGAATACCTTGTAAACATTTTTTACAAGCATCTGTCGGGTTCTAACTCTTCTAATTCTGATAGTCAG CTTTTGGGCCGATCATTGTTTTGTCTTGGACTGCTCCTTAGGTATGGTTCTCAACTCATGGCAGCATCCGAAAATCAACTTGATTTCCCAAAGATTATCAGCTTGCTGAAGAAGGAATATCTTCTCAAGGATGATTTCAGCTTGAAGGTTCGAGGTTTGCAG GCTTTGGGATACATACTTATTGCAAAGCCTGATTTTATGCTACGTAAAGATATCTCAACCCTAATAGAGTCATCATTGTCTTCTGTTGTTGATTATAGATTAAAG ATTCAAGGATTGCAGAACCTTTTTGAGTATCTACGTGATGCGGAAAGCCAGCTCAATGCAGAGAGTACTGGCAAGCCTACACCCAATGCAACAAACGGTGGAAGTGAAGTGCCTGTTGCTGCAGGTGCTGGAGATACTAACATATGCGGTGGTATTATCCAATTATATTGGAATTCTATTCTTGAAAGATGCTTGGATATAAATGATCAAGTCCGTCAAACTGCACTAAAG attgtTGAAATTGTTCTCCGCCAGGGTTTGGTTCACCCCATTACTTGTGTTCCACACCTTATAGCACTAGAAACTGACCCACTGGAGGGGAACTCAAAGTTGGCTCATCATCTGCTAATGAATATGAATGAAAA GTACCCTTCATTTTTTGAAAGCCGGTTAGGTGATGGCCTGCAGATGTCATTTCGATTTTTCGAGTCCACAATCAGCAATCATGATATGGTGGCCACAAACATGAAATCTAATCCAATTGCGTTTGTTAAACCTGGGATATCTCGAATATACCGCCTCATCCGTGCAAACCGGAATTCCAGGAACAAATTTGTACACTCAATAGTCCGTAAATTTGAGGGTGATAACCGCAGTTACCCCACAATTAGCTTTCTCAT GTACTGTGCTGAAGTTCTTGCGTCTCTCCCATTCACAAGCCCTGATGAGCCACTTTACTTGATATATGATATAAATCGGGTTATTCAATTAAGAGCTGGAGCAGTTGAGGCAAATTTGAAAAATTGGACTTCCATGTATCAGCAGCAAGAAATGGTGGGTATGCCAAGAGACACTGGTGATGTTATGCATGAGCCTGGGGGATGCTCTGACCAAAATTTGGTTGATGTCTCTCAAATGATGCTTGGCAATACATGCAGCACGCCAGTTGTTAACATGGCCAAACTTCAG GAGGATTGCCATGGCGCGATAGCCCTGCAGCTCCTTCTCAAGCTGAAGAGACATCTGAAAACTGTCTATAGTTTAACCGATGCCCGGTGTCAG GCATTTTCTTTGAAGGATCCACCAAAATCTGGCGAAACAATCTCCAAGCAGAATATCCCATTGAACATTAGTAATACCAACACCAGTTTGCCGAGCTGCCCGCAGGATGCAGCACGTGTATACCAG GATTTCAAGACAGTGCTGCGAGAAGACACCGTGGACTACGGGATGTACACCGTTTCGGCCCAGAAAAAACGTCCGACTCCAAGAAGCTCGTCGAGAGTAAGAAGACCGGCGGCTGTTACAAgaggccgtggtggtggtggtggtggtggtgatgaggaCACCGATGACGAAGATTGGACTGGTGGTGGAGCAAGAGTGCTGGACTTCAGCGCTCAGGGTGGGCGAGTAACAAGGCAGAGGGTCCAAGTCTGA
- the LOC9266639 gene encoding uncharacterized protein, with protein sequence MDWRPKLGMAQFLEGVPIWGSVMLLVVKIPFLSVTGEMPMSNLEKRIFARAMQTWAEHMITLSEGNVEMLTKLTKSMSTIIKSLEKPKGIAGVLDNIGYRLPEDKKGKFTMLVIILIPTVGYFFLRLVAAYEKVFGKIDVLERVRGSQSQGWAPQQGKRE encoded by the exons ATGGATTGGCGGCCCAAATTGGGCATGGCACAATTCCTTGAAGGCGTACCAATCTGGGGGTCCGTGATGCTGCTCGTAGTGAAAATACCATTCCTGAGCGTCACCGGTGAGATG CCGATGTCCAACTTGGAAAAGCGCATTTTTGCTAGAGCCATGCAGACCTG GGCTGAGCACATGATTACTTTGAGCGAGGGCAATGTGGAAATGTTAACCAAGCTTACCAAGTCTATGAGCACAATAATTAAAAG CCTTGAGAAACCCAAGGGCATAGCTGGCGTGTTGGACAACATCGGCTACCGCCTTCCTGAGGACAAGAAGGGGAAGTTCACCATGCTCGTTATCATTCTGATACCCACAGTTGGATACTTCTTTCTTCGGCTTGTGGCTGCGTATGAGAAAGTGTTCGGTAAGATTGATGTCCTAGAGCGAGTGAGAGGTTCGCAGTCACAGGGATGGGCTCCTCAGCAGGGCAAAAGAGAGTGA